The Panicum virgatum strain AP13 chromosome 6K, P.virgatum_v5, whole genome shotgun sequence nucleotide sequence CGGGGCCAAGATGTACGCTCCCAACCTCGAGACCGTCTACATCAGAGGCTGCTGGGGCCTCAGGCGCCTCccggccatcgccgccggccgccgtgtgGCCGTCGACTGCGAGAAGGACTGGTGGGACAAGCTGGAGTGGGACGGCATGGAGTCCGGCCACCACCCCTCCCTCTTCCAGCCGCGCCACTCCAAGTACAACAAGAAGCGCCACCTGCGAGGCACGGTCCTCCGGTGATCGCCACcactttgctgctgctgctgctgccttctCCCGGCCGGTACGAATGAAGAACATCCTCTCCTTAATTTTGcagtgattctttttttttgtttctcgtTGCCATGGAGTACTGATCGATGACTTGTGTATACTTTGAGCTCTGTAGATCAGTCTTGTGTTGGATCGACGGCACGGCGACGACAGCGGCTGGCACGGTTCCGAGTGTTTGCAATTGCTTTGCCAAGTAGTCTTCCTCAAGAATAAATTGGTTTCTGATGCTAGCGTACGGCTTGCATCGACCGAGTTTGCTCTGTGCCTCTGTCTGTGTGCTTGATACTATACTGTATGTGTGAATTCGTGTCTGTCTCTCTTGGGACTGACGATGTATCTCTATCTGCTTTGGTTTGCCTGGTTATGTGTGCTTGAAAATAAGAAGCTGGGTGGATGCGTCCCCAGAACTGCACGTCTGTACCcatgggtgtgtgtgtgtgtgtgttttgatTCTGAAGAACAATGGACACAACAATGTTTGTTTGTAATTGATGCAGCGGCATGCTAGTGCTGGCTGCAAATGGCTTGGTGTGATTTATATGGACTGTATCAATGGATCGTTATTTGTTTTTGGTGTTCATTCGTATATGCTTTGCTAGTATGGGTGCCAAGTTTCTTTTTTTGAGGACATTtgtcagggtttttttttttgcattgccTTCTAACTGAAAACAGAACAGCTTCAGAAGTCCAGTTGCTTTTAGGGCAGTTTGCAGTGGTAACCACTGGAAGGTTCTATGTTTTATGCACTGATGCACATGCTCATGGGGAACTGAAGATATCAGGATGTTCATCCATTACCATTTTCATCATGTGATTACTGTACCAATGCAACTGTAGCCACTGAAGGAGTTACAAATGTACAGCATGATTGTTCTACATTTTATATCTATGCTCTTGTATCAATGCACCACAAAGGCACAGGGGTTTCACAAGAAACTGTTGAACGTTTATACcaggaatttttcgaaacaatTGAAGCATGCCCCCACATCAAAGAGAGAATAAGCAATCACAGCTTGTATACAACTTCACATGTTGAATCTGACAGATGCCTCACGACAACTATACCGGGAAAACTTTGCTAAGTCTTACAGTCCTAAGTTCATCTAGCCCACTCGATGTTCAGGACAAAAGTATAAACAAACACCAGCAGTTTATTCTCGATCACCTTAACCCTAGTACCATCAGCAACCTAGTTTTTTGATGATTACATAGAGTATGAGCTTTGACAGAGATGGTCAGGATTAGGAGCTGACGGCCAAAAAAACTATTTCTTTACAACGGTAATGCGCCCTGGTTAAATATGGGTGATATTCATTGGATGAGGAGCTTCTCCCCTAGTCCATTCATGCTTTGGCTGTTGAATCTGTCGGTGATGAACCTGTTGGTGAGGGGCATGTATCCAGATCCCGTTTGCCCTTTGATTTCTTCATCTTTGCTTTGAACCTAGACTTAACCATCAAGGTGTCCACTGTGTTTGCAAAGTTACCAATTGCCATCGCAATTAACAGAATCCCACAGACCACAACCTGTGTGACACAACACAGCTTATTGCACAGAAAAAAATACAGTGGAATCCTGTATGCATTAACAGCTAAAGTCTCTGACCTGCCACTCAGGGATGACGCCAGTATGAGCTGTGCGAAGAAGTAAAAACCCAACATAACCCTCAAATCCCTagataaaaaaaagaacaattAGATGATTACTCCAGCAGGTGCCAGATGATGCAATCATAAGCCAATCAATAGTACGAAAAATGCTACTTGATATACAAGACTTGGCACTATCACACAGAAATTCTCGGGGAAAAGCATCATCTGTTTACCACAAAATATGCCAAAGTAATTTCACGTGTCAAATAGGAAAACCAAAAAATAATTTTGCAACTTTATCCTAGATGAGCTTAAATAGATAACTGCATGTAAATAAGGAAAGCAAAACAAAACGTTGCAACTTATAATCCTAGATGAGCTTAACTATAATCTCACTAGCCATGTTCAAACATCATGAAGTCATAATAAGAAAGCATACCTGCAAGAGGAAAAGGAGAGGACACAACAGCAATAATTGACCTTCAACACCAGCAGTCTCTCCCCATACAACATCCATTCTTTTAGCCTGATGGCAAAGCAAAATTCCAGTTACAAACTGAAGTGGCATTCGAGCCTAGGCAAATGCCACGCAATGAATGATGCGGTCAAAAGGCCATAGCAATTGTGTAATTTCACCAAGAAAAGTAAGATCACCAGAGTAGAAAAATAGCTCtttttcctcctttttttttaGAATATTACCTTCCCCAATGCAATCCTAGTATATAATCTTTGACGCTGATATCTATTCTGCAACATCATGACAAATCCTTGCATTATGGCCCAGCACAAAAAAAGTTCCACTCCTCTCTGCCAAAAGAAGAACAGGTTACGCACATGCATTTCAGCATTTGTATTCATTACATGATGGGAAGATCTAAACTGCGTACCTGTTTACATGCACAATCAGGTTGTGATTGTCCCTTTATCTCCCATGTGAGACTTATAAGAGCCATCAGCATGGCACAATAGTGATGGAGTATCCACCTTAAGGGGAAGTAACAACAAGAGACAATCATAATAAGGAACAGAATGACATATGGAAAGTTATAAATGGAATAGTGGATACATAGGTCTTTAAAACCAGAAAGGTTGCCACATGCATTAATTTACAAACTATAGCCCACAGGCCACAACACCCACAGTTTCTTCAGATATGCTTAAATGCCGGGGCTTCGGTGGTCCTTACCAAGGGCGGATATCACTTCCATTAACTCGCAGTATGTTCTCACGTAAAGCTAAAGTTGTATACAAGAATAACAACCAAGCCTGTAAAAGGTAAGTTGAGATATCAGTGTCTTTTGGTATGGCATGAAACATAGGATTTGTTCAACTGATGCTGCATTATCACAAGCAAGCATAAGACAGTACCTGGTATAGCTGAACTGGGAGTGCTGGAAAGCAACCATTCCATAACCATTGTCGAAGAAACAATAGAATCACCGGAAAACCAAGAAATAGTAAGGCAGTTCTATCCTGGAAATGAGGGAAAGGTAATTATGAACAAAAATTAAGATTTCTTGCTGATCTGGTTCTCTGTCTACACTCTATACACATTCCTCAGTGGAATTAACATTGATTCTTAAGTAAAACTCCTTCTCCATAAACAGATTAAAAGGATGCATATAGTTCCTAATTTTTGTACTTCAAGGTGTTCAAGCTTAGAATGATACAAATGAATCGATGGAGAAATATTAATATTATCAGTTGATATTCTCCTAATATGTTGACTGTCCATTCGCACAGAAGGGATGCTAATTTCAGTATCACTGTCATCGCAACCTTTACCTTGAAATATATATCATAGGCAACAACGTTTTTCACTGAATGGGTGGCATTGTTGACTGGATAAATCAAGACAATAATTTAGAGTTGTATTGCTGAACTCACCAGGAATTTCATCCCACTAAGAAAAGTGAGGGACAGAGGGAGTCAAGAGGGTTGGTATGTTAGTCATTTCTGTAAATTTAGATGAGTCAAGTTACTAGGCTGTAGTTTCATAGGAAATTTGAGTGCATTATATTAACTCTATTTAATTGGACAATTTGAAATTAATTGGTCGATCAACTTTCACAAGTTCGACCACTATGTTGACTGAATGGGTCAGATACACTCAATACAAATGACATAAGTAGCTACTTTGTCAGTTGAGCAGCACAGACGTATATAACCTACTCTGATATTATACGAGTCTCACGGTAAGAAATAACTTGTACATTGTGATCATGCATGTTTTCAACTAGTACAATTTTTGAGCCAATCAAAGACATAATATCATTCCTAAGATAATTAGATCAACGAGCTAACCAAATCCCAAAACTCTACATCTATTGGTGCTTCCAGCACACGCGTATACGTcctcatttaaaaaaaaatccaacttGACACCTATAATACCATGATTAGTACACTTTCACACATACCCTGTAGCTATTGTATTCCTCCTTCACCTTGAGCTGCACCTCCTTTCTTGTTGCCCGCAAATTCACTGGGCCCAAGAACATCTTCAGAAAAGCGCCTGCAAACCGAACAGAAGTACAGAACATTACTAATAAAATACAGGCTTCGCCCccgggtaaaaaaaaaagaagacgaCAAAACCCAAGAGCAAGATCAAGCTTAAAACAACTCAAATTACCATGCGTCTTGCTCGGGAGCAGCGACGCAACGTCACTGTCGGTGATGAGGCACGTCGCTCGATCCAAGTCCTCCTCAACCTGACACGAGACCACGGCCGCATCAACACGAGCAAAGAATGCACATAGCGGCGATCAATCAGCGGCAGGCACGCAAAATGACGCCATCAATCAGGAATCCAAGGACTCCGAGGCTCCCTGCCAGGCATCCGGACTCCACAGCACATTGGCACTATGTGAGCTGGCACTGTTACAGCAGGCCGAATCACAGCTCCACGCGAGCAGATCTCCCCGGCGATCCGGCGCCACCGCCCCCACGCCACCCACCCACCGCCCACCGACGCGGCACGCAGAGCCCAGCCAGCGGCGTCGCGAAAACCCTaggcgcgccgccgcgagcgatCTCCTCCGGCCTCTCCGCCCGCCGACACGCGCACTCGCGCAAGGGGGGGCTCGGGAGGCAGGcacgcacacgcacacacagagagagatgGATGGCGGGAGCTCGGGTTAGCAAACGGACCTTGTCGCTGtccgcgtgggcggcggcggccttccgCAGCCGGCGGAGCTCCCCCTGGagcgcggcagcgcggcggcgcagcgcctcctcctcggcccgcGTCCGcgtcagcagcgccgccgccgcgtcctgcaGCTCCCGCGCCTGCTCCgccacgcgcgccgcggcggcggcggcctcctcctcccctccgccccctcccttcctctcctcctcccccatctctctctctctctcctctgctcgctcctcctctctctctagaGCGGCTAGTCCTCTCTCTatagagggagggaggccgcggGAGCTGGGGGGTGCCGGGTGCGAGGCAGGCGGCGGAGGCTGACGGGCGGGCCCCACGGCgatgggggaggggggggggtggttGGTGATTTGATTTGCGCCGAGCTTCCTTAGTTTAATGGAGTGCGTGAATGTGGTGAGATTTGGGTGCCTTTAAATAGCTGTTTTAGTTGAGGGGATGTAGATGCAGATTTGGAGGGGATGAGTAGGAttttggccttttcttcttgcTTTTCTCAGGGGGGTTGTTTGCATTTCAGGGCTTTTTGAGGCTTCCGTTGCTTGTTGGCAATGCAGGATGATGTGTGAGGGTGGGTGGCATGGCATatgcatactccctccattctgaAATGTAGGGCGTTCTAGAGTTTAAATTTTATACTTAAAGCTAAACATTTTAGATTGAGAGTGGATTAAATCATCTTAATTGTGTATTGTTTTGGGGTTTTTCCAATAAAAAGATGTGCATGCAACCATATCGGGGAGGTGCATGGAAAAGAGCATGCTACTTTAATTAACACATATTTATTTAGGGGTACAAGAGTCTTTTTTCCATCTTCATAATCTGTTGAATAAATTTTAGAATGACCTAGGCCATgattagttctcaaaaaatttcttaCAGTATCattcacatcgaatcttcggacacatgcatggagcattaaatacagttaaaaaataattaattacacagtataactatttcatacgagatgaatcttttaagactaattagtctctgattggacattaattgtcgAATAACAATAAAATATGCTACAGTGCCCAAATCCAAACTTtatcgcgaactaaacacaaccctacatttcaggacggaggaaaatccaaactttttcgcgaactaaacacaacccTACATTTCAGGATGGAGAAAGTATATGTTATCTTCTACTAGCGGATTTTGGGATGTGCCTCGTGACGGAGGAAGTATATGTTATCTTCTACTAGCGGATTTTGGGATGTGCCTCGTGATTTTCTCAATAAAGGTGTAGTCGTGTCTTGCTTGCGTATGGTGCCGTGCAAGCCATTGAATAAAGTTTTAGTGCTTTATTTACACTTTTATGACATCGTGGTATTTGTTCTCTTCGATCTTTGCCTTGTGTCAAACTAATATGAAATGAACAAAATTAACAGATATAGCTTTTTACATAGTGATATGAACATCAAAAAAGTGTAAATAAAATATAGGTTATACGCAATCTCTTAACAGATACTCTCTCCGTACCGGAATGTAAGGCACGGGAGAGTTTAAAATGTGTATGCAAATATAAAGTATTCTAGGTCCTTTAAATAAAAATACATGAGAAGTCATGTATTAGACCAAGCTGATGGAAAGAAACTGAACACATCGAAATACTAATGTTTCGTGCCACATGTTGAACTAGTACCGAATTTATGTACAATCGAGTGTGATGCTTATTTGTCATAGCTCGCTATTTTTTAGCGAGATATAATTGTCATAGATTTATAGCCGCATGTTGGGGTGATATGAGCTGAGGGGAGGACAGTCGACAACAAGTGAAGAAGTACATGGTTATTTCTCCGAGAATTGGACAAATGGTTCGTCATTAAGGCAAATAATGAACAGTGAGTTGATCTGAAGGCAACCGCACAAGGGACGAGGGAGGTTaaacaacctcacaaccacccTGCTAGCCCATTTATGAACTAGCATTATTCTGTTTAATTTAGTTGATACTCCATCCATTCTAGCATTATTCTGTTTAATTTAGTTGATACTCCATCCATTCAGTTATGATAGTTGTATTTTCACATGCCATAGTGATTAAGGGCACCAAATATGCTTATCAATCCATTAATTACATCAACCATCCTCTTCTTATTTCTGCAAATTTTTTGGCGTGACTCCTTGTTTCCAGCGATTATTAAGTGCTGCGGCCCCATGTCAAAAACGAACAGATCCAATTTTTCTCCTTTCTGTGGCACGCATGCTAGCGCCGGAGTTACTGCAGGGATACCGAACGGGCCACTTGCGGACTCTCGAGGCAAAGGCTTAATATAGCGATCAATTCTGAATTTTTCAATTTTAAAAGTTCAGGTATGATaactgaatggagggagtagtttatTTGAAGTACTACGTAAATTCACTTTATTGGCACAATGTTGAATCAATCTTCACATAATAGAGTACATGCAGTGGCGGAGCATGAGATAATATTAAGGGGGGGCCAATTTGTGAAGGCTCAAGTTCAAAGAGCCGACATACCGCACCGCAGGCAAGCTTTAAGTGCCACATGTCATGGCGCCCTAGAGCGCAATGGAGAGAAAGTTTGGCGATGATATTAGATAAGTATGTGTGAGGCATCAAATAATATAAACCTAACTACCTAAGCTTTTGAGGGTAGCAACTAGCATAAAAATCAAGTTATCAGTAACAAACTATGAATCTATGAACTTGCAAGGTTAAGTTTTAGAAAAGAATCGACAAAGGGACTAGCTGCAGCCCCTTAGGAGCCCTGTGCTCTTCTTCTTATGTCCAGGCGATAGTGCCCAGCGAGCTCCACAGCCAGTGAGATAGCAACAGCTAGCGAATACAATGAAAAGAGAGCGTCGCGACGCATTATCCAGCAATCACAGTCAAACGAtgcaaaatgcaagaaaaacaaTAGACATGATTGCACATGGTCCTCTCTGGATAGTCTTGCAAGATCCATGGATGAACTCGGATACGTGAGTTGCTTGTAATAAGCGGACTAGCAAAGTAAACCAAAACCTCATAAATTCTTTGGGAGTAAGGGGGTCGGGGCCAGGTTAGCCTCCAAGAGGCTCCGCCAGCGAGTACATGGTACTCTCTTTGGTCTCAAACAGATGTCCTTATAGATGTAGACAGTCAAAGTGAAGGAACTTTGACACTACTAAAATATATAAAGATTTGATAACATAAAAACAATATTTGACTAGATACGTAGCTTGGTTCACCAATCACCAGCCCCTTGGTTTGCTCTGGATGCCAGACTAGCTTTCAAAATTCTTCCGGTAGGCTAGAATGTTCTATGCACATTAGTGTGTGATTTCCCCgttgtggattttttttttgagacagtTGTGGAAAAATTGTTATAAGAAATAATTTCAATTGACTATAACCTGAATAACTTTAGAATGgtcaatatatatatagcctTGTCTCAAGTCCATAACAACGAGTAGAAAGAATATATAGTCATAGACTCGTAGTATGATTTTGCTGGTGTGGACGTAGACCTGCAGTTTGGAAACATGTACAGGTCACATGTCTGGAAACACATAGATTTTGACAGAAACTTCCGTAGAAACTACACaccatttcccctttcttttagCGTGATCACCAGCAGCTGATTAAAAAGATGCGTTGATGTCGTCAACACCTGGCTACCAAGAACCGAAAACCCCAAAACTGAGCCGTCACAAATCCAAACCTCACCAGCACAAACCTGCAGTCACGGAAAGGTGCATGTGCATCTACACGACGTGGCACGTACGAGCAAACATCGACGCGTCGAGCTCAAACACGTCTATAAAGATTGACACCGACCGTCCTGTCATTTTTTTTCCCAGCGAGTACCAACCGTTGTGATGTGGATGCTGAAGACGAATCCATAGGAAAGGCGTACATGAATGGCTGAATCCTTAGCAGCTGATGAAGATCGAACAGTAGTGACGGCCGTTCAATGTTCAGTATCCACAGGCGCCGGCCGGATGCTTCGACCAACCGACGACTCGACGAGGATCCAGCGCGGCAGGGTGTGTCATCAGCCGACAGAGCACAGCGACATGCGTATGGTTCAAGGCTTTGGCTTGTAGCAGACGTGGAGGATTGATTAATGGAGCTGCTAATATTTCGGCGGTCATGGAGTCACCACCAGCCTTGTCTGTTGTCTCGCTGCTGCCTGCAGCCTCTGCTTGTCATACAACTACACCCTGCTGTTCAGGTCCAGCAGGACTTCGCTGTGGAACTTCTCTCAGCCGGCTGACAAGGatctataatacttgctctcatTTCATCATAGATGATACTTCCTCCAGCGCAGCAGTATATCTGTATTTATTTATAAACTAATGGCACTTGATTCTTGGCAGGAACTATGTACGAAATATGAAGCATAGTTGGGGAGTTACAAATGTTCAAAAACTTGCTACTTCAGAAAGAGAAGTTTCAGTACAAGAAAAGGGGAAatcttattttttttttgtgccgGCACAAGCTTATTTTAATGTGCTTTCAAAAACTTGCTACAACACCCAAGTATATCCAAGGGCCGGCCCTTTTTTAGCTGCAAGTAATGGTTGACACTCCGTGGAGTAACTAGCACTCCATTAATAAGAAAATCAAGATTAGCCATTGATTAATGAACCCATATGCCCTACTGCAAACTTACTCCTACTTCACAACAAGGAATCTGGAGGAAAATTTTCTGTGTGCTAACTCAAGATGCATGCACCACCTACTACGCATCGTCGACCCATCACGATGCCATGCTTGAGAGCACATGATGTTTGACAGTCATCCGCTGGTGATATGATACAGTAATAATACAgtatataaaaaaatctaaatagTTTCGGCAGAATTGCCTGAACTGAATCTCTCTCTTTTAATTAGAACACACAGTTCTGGAAAGATGAAAGTTTTTGGCCGGAGAGCAAATGCATATCTGCACCAGACGGATGGGTACGTGGAAAATTGACAGTGACAGTGGAGAGCCCTTGCCCTAGAGGAGTGACCATCAGTCCAATGGTAACttgtgtactccctccgtccctaaaTAACTGTCGTTTTTGTTTATCGAGAAACAACTTTGACTAAAACAACTTTGactaaatatatattaaaaaatattaatatttatggtaCATAATTAATATCATTAAAAAGATCTTTGAATctagttttttaataaatttatttgaaactaTAAATGAATGTTGCACGTATTTTTTATAAATTGAGTCAAACTTGTGTCATGCACACCAACAATGACAGTTACTTAGGGAGGGAGAGAGTATGCACAATGCAGTCCATTTATTGGGCATGCGTCCTGGAGCATATATACGCTCATGGGCTGCAGTAAATACTTGCCCCCGTTTTGTGCTACCGTACTTTGGGTACGTGGCCTCTTTTTAAGATGGTGTTGGGCCTGGGGAATCAACTCCTCTGCAGTCGACTGCAGAGTGACATCGTCACTGCACGTGGGCCCAGCCGCTCGTCGGGCCCACACGTCGGTCACTGCAGTCGACTGCAGAGGATCTCAATCCGGGCCTGGACCATCTTTCGTGTGGTAGTAGTATGCATGTATGCGAGTGGGCTGTGGCTGTAGAATGTACGCTGTCTGCTGGTGAACTATTGATCATTGCCATTTCGCCATGTGAGTGACAATAACTGCTGCATAGATATAGCGGTGCATGAGGATTGAAACATCGCATTTAGGGCTGTGTTTCTGTATGCTTACCCAAATGCAAAAAAAGATTACTATGTGCTCAATCTTGTATATGAGTAGGGAGAAGCGAAAAAGAATGGCTAGCTGTTGATAATGTGTTAGTATTCACTATTCAG carries:
- the LOC120711416 gene encoding transmembrane protein 120 homolog — its product is MGEEERKGGGGGEEEAAAAAARVAEQARELQDAAAALLTRTRAEEEALRRRAAALQGELRRLRKAAAAHADSDKVEEDLDRATCLITDSDVASLLPSKTHGAFLKMFLGPVNLRATRKEVQLKVKEEYNSYRDRTALLFLGFPVILLFLRQWLWNGCFPALPVQLYQAWLLFLYTTLALRENILRVNGSDIRPWWILHHYCAMLMALISLTWEIKGQSQPDCACKQRGVELFLCWAIMQGFVMMLQNRYQRQRLYTRIALGKAKRMDVVWGETAGVEGQLLLLCPLLFLLQGFEGYVGFLLLRTAHTGVIPEWQVVVCGILLIAMAIGNFANTVDTLMVKSRFKAKMKKSKGKRDLDTCPSPTGSSPTDSTAKA